A window of Pectinophora gossypiella chromosome 12, ilPecGoss1.1, whole genome shotgun sequence contains these coding sequences:
- the LOC126371519 gene encoding uncharacterized protein LOC126371519, with the protein MAVVERDIHYRITKEIEKYPLLYNYNLPEYSNKMLNQKAWDEIAMTLNRTVHDCKEKWRNIRSSFIRSQKSQKATSGYEWKHNVWKPKKRYYLADDLAFILPYLKPQLGLGPDTEYAPGSEDDVSQELEEANESTQAKNEAGDTSDDENDEVYDANVEGPTPRIFAEPIAASHHSNRARKRLITEVDKTYIECMTDKQSRNETAETTATHPMQYFFLSLLGEFDTMTESQMRQFKIRVLQTIDEIKANRGPVVSSPIRVSNSPEPSQSSAIKSEK; encoded by the exons ATGGCCGTGGTTGAACGAGATATTCACTACAGAATTACTAAAGAAATAGAGAAATATCCCTTGCTGTATAATTACAATTTGCCGGAATATTCAAACAAGATGTTAAATCAAAAAGCATGGGATGAAATTGCCATGACTCTGAATCGAACTG TTCACGATTGCAAAGAAAAATGGAGGAATATACGGTCGTCATTTATTAGAAGTCAAAAATCCCAAAAAGCTACATCTGGATATGAATGGAAACATAACGTATGGAAACCAAAGAAACGGTACTACCTAGCCGATGATTTAGCATTTATATTACCATACCTGAAACCTCAATTAGGTTTAGGTCCTGACACAGAATACGCACCAGGTAGTGAAGATGATGTATCCCAGGAATTAGAAGAGGCTAATGAATCAACGCAAGCTAAAAATGAGGCAGGAGATACTAGTGATGACGAAAATGATGAAGTTTATGATGCTAATGTTGAAGGTCCCACACCGCGCATTTTTGCTGAACCAATTGCAGCTAGTCATCATTCGAATCGTGCTAGAAAACGACTTATAACAGAGGTTGATAAGACGTATATCGAGTGCATGACAGATAAGCAATCTAGAAATGAAACTGCTGAAACAACAGCTACACACCCAATGCAGTATTTCTTCCTTAGCTTGTTGGGAGAATTTGACACTATGACTGAAAGTCAAATGAGACAATTTAAAATAAGGGTTTTACAGACTATTGACGAAATTAAAGCCAATCGAGGGCCGGTGGTATCGTCACCTATCAGGGTATCGAATTCACCTGAACCATCTCAATCGTCTGCTATAAAATCCGAGAAGTAA
- the LOC126371470 gene encoding dnaJ homolog subfamily C member 21, which translates to MKCHYEVLCIAKEASVSEIKKAYRKLALQWHPDKNLDNLVEAKEQFQLVQNAYEVLSDPQERAWYDNHREQLLRGAGSSYNDDSLDVYPYFSPSCYKGFGDDPQGFYGVYAEVFSKLTAEETDFLDDPEDVAKIPKFGNSTTPYEEVHEFYAYWMAFSTNKSYVWLDQYEIQQGDNRRVIKLMEKENNKIRQKARKERNEEIRRLVSFVRRKDKRVIEHTRLLQEKAEENKRKAEQMRRDRIIQRQKEIQEAKKREGETSFIQSEEYQKKLSEIESLLAEEFGLSSDDDTISEGGMESSNEESSKTEEASETSKTTAKTSKSKAAMRNLYCSACNKLFKNIKSFENHENSKKHKENVANMTLEDDIDISDHEQVDDDEVEIPIKEEGKVNGQTEEEEDANSTSDIEDNDIRETLSDDSDKVQALPKSQKKKKNKKKSFIAMPESEGNDSHDEMSFNEIEGPSRSRKAKKFNMLKSQIQAKKEASLKKGSQSQTSTENLCEVSSTTPTDDALGDSALPKDKPTLPKAQRNIKTKKLVDRKPRTQNTETEDSSTALNLRCAVCQTDFPSKNKLFEHLKKTGHSVPLPQTSFTQPKKGKRANR; encoded by the exons ATGAAGTGTCATTACGAAGTATTGTGCATTGCGAAGGAAGCGAGCGTTTCTGAGATCAAAAAAGCTTATCGTAAGCTCGCACTGCAGTGGCACCCTGATAAAAACTTGGATAATCTTGTAGAAGCTAAAGAACAGTTTCAACTAGTCCAGAATGCCTACGAAGTCCTCTCAGACCCTCAAGAGAGAGCCTG GTATGACAATCATAGGGAACAACTGTTGCGTGGTGCTGGCAGCTCATACAATGATGACAGTCTGGATGTGTACCCATACTTCAGTCCGTCCTGCTACAAAGGATTCGGGGACGATCCTCAGGGATTCTATGGAGTCTATGCAGAG GTATTCTCCAAACTGACAGCAGAGGAGACAGATTTCCTTGATGATCCGGAAGACGTGGCTAAAATACCCAAGTTTGGAAACTCCACTACTCCTTACGAGGAAGTGCATGAGTTCTATGCATATTGGATGGCATTCTcaactaataaaa GCTATGTGTGGCTGGATCAATACGAAATCCAGCAAGGCGACAACCGTAGAGTGATCAAGTTGATGgagaaggaaaataacaagaTACGTCAGAAGGCCCGCAAGGAGCGGAACGAGGAGATCAGGAGGCTGGTCAGCTTCGTACGGAGGAAGGACAAACGGGTCATTGAACACACCAGGCTGCTACAGGAGAAGGCCGAAGAGAATAAGAGAAAG GCAGAACAAATGAGAAGGGACAGGATAATTCAGAGGCAGAAGGAAATACAAGAAGCAAAGAAAAGGGAAGGTGAAACCTCTTTTATACAAAGTGAAGAGTACCAGAAGAAACTTAGCGAGATTGAATCACTTTTAGCAGAAGAATTCGGCCTATCATCTGATGATGACACTATTAGTGAAGGTGGAATGGAAAGCAGTAATGAGGAGAGTTCTAAGACTGAAGAG GCAAGTGAAACATCGAAAACGACAGCAAAAACTTCGAAATCTAAAGCAGCTATGAGAAATCTATACTGCTCTGCTTGTAATAAgctatttaaaaatatcaaGTCATTTGAAAACCACGAAAATAGTAAGAAACATAAGGAAAATGTTGCAAATATGACCCTGGAGGATGATATAGATATTTCAGATCATGAAcaagttgatgatgatgaagtagaaATTCCTATAAAGGAAGAAGGGAAAGTGAATGGTCAGACCGAAGAAGAAGAGGATGCAAATTCTACATCTGACATAGAAGACAATGATATCAGGGAAACTCTTAGTGACGATTCTGACAAAGTGCAG GCACTACCCAAAAgccagaaaaagaagaaaaacaaaaagaagtcATTTATCGCAATGCCGGAAAGTGAGGGCAATGATAGTCACGACGAGATGAGCTTTAATGAAATAGAGGGGCCCTCCCGCAGTAGGAAAGCCAAGAAATTCAACATGCTGAAGAGCCAGATACAGGCTAAAAAGGAAGCTAGTCTAAAGAAAGGATCCCAATCTCAGACCTCAACAGAAAACTTATGTGAAGTCTCAAGTACAACACCCACAGATGATGCACTTGGAGATTCAGCTTTGCCTAAAGACAAACCAACATTACCCAAAGCTCAAAGAAATATAAAGACAAAGAAGCTAGTAGATAGGAAGCCTAGAACTCAAAATACTGAAACAGAAGATTCGAGCACAGCTCTTAATCTTAGATGTGCAGTCTGTCAAACAGACTTCCCGTCTAAGAATAAATTGTTTGAACATTTAAAAAAGACAGGGCACTCGGTGCCCCTCCCACAAACTAGCTTCACTCAACCTAAGAAAGGCAAAAGAGCTAATAGATAA
- the LOC126371554 gene encoding transmembrane protein 230-like, which produces MTLLLQHIKDHLTKLKMSRLRFNNRQRDGYSKVPTDDSGFSDAQFEMPPPKIPWKAISLATFLFVVGTTLLIVGSLIVTGHIDTKYSDRLWPMILLGGIMFLPGAYHIRIAYYAYKEYPGYSFADIPEFE; this is translated from the exons ATGACGCTTttacttcaacatatcaaag ACCACCTGACCAAATTGAAAATGTCCCGGCTGAGATTTAATAACCGCCAGCGGGATGGGTACTCGAAGGTCCCGACGGACGACAGCGGCTTCTCTGACGCCCAGTTCGAGATGCCGCCTCCGAAGATACCTTGGAAAGCGATCTCTTTAGCCACATTCCTGTTCGTCGTTGGAACTACGTTGCTTATAGTCGGCAGTCTCATTGTCACTGGACACATTGATACCAAATACTCCGACCGTCTGTGGCCTATGATTCTGTTAGGTGGAATCATGTTCCTGCCAGGAGCATATCACATAAGAATAGCATATTACGCATATAAGGAGTATCCGGGTTACAGCTTCGCAGACATTCCAGAGTTCGAGTGA